A single window of Sphaerodactylus townsendi isolate TG3544 linkage group LG03, MPM_Stown_v2.3, whole genome shotgun sequence DNA harbors:
- the NOG gene encoding noggin produces MEPSPGVGTLYPWVLLLLLGLRLAPGAGQHYLHIRPAPSDTLPLVDLIEPPDPLFDPKEKDLNDTLLRGLLGAHFDAGFMAVSAPPEHPEESAELEALLRQRPSGPMPGEIRALDFPDGKKARLSRKLRRRLQLWLWAQTFCPVLYAWNDLGSRFWPRYVKVGSCSGKRSCSVPEGMLCKPARSVHLTILRWRCQRRGGQRCAWIPIQYPIIAECKCSC; encoded by the coding sequence ATGGAGCCCTCCCCGGGGGTGGGCACCCTCTACCcgtgggtgctgctgctgctgctgggcctccgcctggcccccggggccgGCCAGCACTACCTGCACATCCGCCCGGCGCCCAGCGACACCCTGCCGCTGGTGGACCTCATCGAGCCGCCGGACCCGCTCTTCGACCCCAAGGAGAAGGACCTGAACGACACCCTCCTGCGCGGCCTGCTGGGCGCCCACTTCGACGCCGGCTTCATGGCCGTCAGCGCCCCCCCGGAGCACCCCGAGGAGTCGGCCGAGCTGGAGGCGCTGCTGCGCCAGAGGCCGTCGGGGCCCATGCCCGGCGAGATCCGCGCGCTGGACTTCCCCGACGGCAAAAAGGCGCGGCTCAGCCGGAAGCTGCGCCGGCGGCTGCAGCTGTGGCTGTGGGCGCAGACGTTCTGCCCGGTGCTGTACGCCTGGAACGACCTGGGCAGTCGCTTCTGGCCCCGCTAcgtcaaggtgggcagctgctcgGGCAAGCGCTCGTGCTCCGTGCCCGAGGGCATGCTCTGCAAGCCGGCCCGCTCCGTCCACCTGACCATCCTGCGCTGGAGGTGCCAGCGACGGGGCGGGCAGCGCTGCGCCTGGATCCCCATCCAGTACCCCATCATCGCCGAGTGCAAGTGCTCCTGCTAG